The following coding sequences lie in one Acropora palmata chromosome 3, jaAcrPala1.3, whole genome shotgun sequence genomic window:
- the LOC141876943 gene encoding uncharacterized protein LOC141876943, with amino-acid sequence MLLSRVTMTLMILLSASWVMLCDAICKVPKDVKEWREKSLTDRAKASDIIIYGEVVYSPCWKPGYVKPTTPTTIFSGNTSTNASINATVSTPQMQTVNATTVPTTPPYKCSSEFYNATIKVLCVVKGGSVPLFILLEGLGQGSGVCLDESYHDYHAYNQLKYLIFMGRAKDMRSPWPFWINPVNHQSAVTEVSDESILESIFEIAGRNAYLPSGGTELTSGGICKPYVSSADDCCPVYASFLLLLAFFAGLVPTS; translated from the exons ATGCTACTGTCGAGAGTAACTATGACCTTAATGATTCTTCTCTCGGCATCTTGGGTTATGTTGTGCGACGCAATTTGTAAGGTTCCCAAGGATGTTAAAGAGTGGAGGGAAAAAAGCCTTACCGATCGTGCGAAGGCGTCTGACATCATTATCTACGGCGAGGTTGTTTACAGCCCTTGCTGGAAACCCGGGTATGTTAAACCAACAACTCCAACGACAATATTCAGCGGAAATACTTCAACCAATGCAAGCATTAATGCAACCGTTTCCACGCCACAAATGCAGACGGTCAATGCTACGACTGTGCCCACTACTCCGCCGTACAAATGTAGCTCAGAATTCTACAACGCGACCATAAAAGTTTTATGTGTTGTCAAAGGAGGATCCGTACCGCTGTTTATTCTGCTGGAAGGTCTGGGTCAGGGAAGTGGTGTGTGCTTGGATGAATCATATCATGATTACCACGCATATAATCAGCTAAAGTATTTGATCTTTATGGGAAG GGCGAAAGACATGCGCAGTCCTTGGCCCTTTTGGATCAACCCAGTGAACCATCAGTCAGCGGTTACAGAAGTTTCTGATGAAAGCATACTGGaatcaatatttgaaattgCGGGCCGTAATGCTTACCTGCCGAGTGGAGGAACTGAGCTCACTTCAGGAGGCATATGTAAACCCTACGTTAGCTCTGCAGATGACTGCTGCCCAGTATACGCCAGTTTTCTGTTGCTTTTGGCCTTTTTCGCTGGTTTGGTTCCCACTTCGTAA
- the LOC141877310 gene encoding uncharacterized protein LOC141877310, translating into MKLTHIVILSGIFHNFIPAAFCCSPPENWLLLNAKARVQKAELVIHGTVRGSPRRGPKDDVEGLYSALFEVHCILKGEMLPRFINVSGFGFAGGLCTRSDAYLNKTYVALLRKDDIAESGRPKFTVNEVNVQSATIPTKHKEGQQLLKEIMEIVGKNTSQPLGATKDALPGCTKLVNQPSLHPSKAGRESKRNPCQHRSRRHKKRKNKRCRALFSSTSTQMITTTTEMSTSKSFLSSTKETKADKPSTVIKNQGFVEYILSNNSAKCRTQSVCWCFVLTLHGLVLAVIKWQQT; encoded by the coding sequence atgaagctCACGCACATTGTAATTCTCTCGGGAATTTTCCACAACTTTATTCCCGCGGCTTTTTGCTGTTCTCCTCCGGAGAATTGGTTACTTCTTAATGCCAAAGCGAGAGTGCAAAAAGCTGAACTCGTGATACATGGAACAGTTCGAGGAAGCCCTCGCCGTGGACCGAAGGACGATGTTGAGGGACTGTACAGCGCGTTATTTGAAGTTCATTGTATCCTAAAGGGGGAGATGCTACCTAGGTTTATCAATGTGTCCGGGTTTGGATTTGCTGGAGGGTTATGCACACGTTCTGATGCGTACTTGAACAAAACATATGTTGCACTGCTTCGCAAAGATGATATTGCTGAGTCTGGACGCCCTAAGTTTACAGTCAATGAAGTGAATGTTCAGAGTGCAACAATACCTACCAAACACAAAGAAGGTCAGCAGTTGCTGAAGGAAATTATGGAAATTGTTGGCAAGAATACAAGTCAACCGCTTGGAGCGACGAAGGATGCTCTACCTGGCTGTACGAAGTTGGTTAATCAACCATCTTTACATCCGTCTAAAGCAGGGCGTGAGTCAAAAAGAAACCCTTGCCAACATCGATCGCGCAGgcacaaaaagagaaagaataAAAGATGTCGTGCTCTTTTTAGCAGCACATCCACGCAAATGATCACCACAACAACAGAGATGAGCACTTCAAAAAGTTTCTTGTCATCTACCAAGGAAACGAAAGCTGACAAACCCTCTACAGTAATCAAAAATCAAGGTTTTGTGGAATATATATTGAGTAACAATTCAGCGAAATGCCGAACGCAAAGTGTTTGTTGGTGTTTCGTGTTGACTTTACACGGTTTGGTTTTAGCAGTCATCAAGTGGCAACAAACTTGA
- the LOC141876944 gene encoding uncharacterized protein LOC141876944: protein MFVLVLLICFSCTYHCTDAFCERLYKNPFWSPKTAKQRASEADIVIYGNVSESPCVKPIFRYQPVGTVSPPSNSTNLTSSFQPTTTPSVNNNTELRNNTNVCLSRRLYNVTLTVLCVIKGGTVPREVHLTNLGFGPEMCTYFTYNYMETIQSFHVYRGLTYVIFLGRDKGRSDREGFWPHNVNLQFAAMEITDEKFLKPIFEVAGGHAHSPPGMLANETLSICTPYIASAGTNHMKVLSLLFLLFLSGQTLM, encoded by the exons ATGTTTGTTCTGGTTTTGCTAATTTGCTTCTCGTGTACATACCATTGCACGGACGCATTCTGCGAACGTCTCTACAAGAACCCATTTTGGTCACCGAAGACGGCAAAGCAACGAGCTTCTGAGGCTGACATTGTCATCTATGGTAACGTCAGTGAAAGCCCGTGTGTCAAGCCGATATTCCGATACCAACCAGTTGGCACAGTATCTCCACCATCGAACTCCACGAATTTAACAAGCAGCTTTCAGCCAACAACAACGCCCAGCGTGAACAACAACACAGAGCTGAGGAATAATACCAATGTCTGTCTGTCCCGCCGGCTGTATAACGTAACACTCACAGTCCTCTGTGTAATCAAAGGGGGAACTGTCCCGCGTGAGGTGCACTTGACTAATCTTGGTTTTGGTCCTGAAATGTGTACCTACTTCACCTATAACTACATGGAGACGATCCAGTCGTTTCACGTGTACAGAGGCCTTACCTATGTTATCTTCTTGGGGCG GGACAAAGGACGCTCCGACCGCGAGGGCTTCTGGCCTCACAATGTCAACCTACAATTTGCTGCAATGGAGATCACGGATGAGAAGTTTCTAAAACCCATATTTGAAGTCGCTGGTGGGCATGCGCACAGTCCCCCAGGAATGTTGGCAAATGAGACTCTTAGCATTTGTACTCCATACATCGCGAGCGCAGGGACCAATCACATGAAAGTTCTCTCgctgttgttcttgttgtttttgagCGGACAAACTTTAATGTAG